A window from Bacillota bacterium encodes these proteins:
- a CDS encoding aldehyde ferredoxin oxidoreductase C-terminal domain-containing protein translates to LAEAAKKRGGAGTMGHRCHPGCIINCSNVYANEDGSEHVSSVEYESIWALGANCGIDNLDHVAELVWLCNDLGIDTIEAGCTIGVAMEAGLAEFGDGEAAIRMLKEIYNRTPLGHILGQGTQFTGEAYGVTRIPTVKRQGMPAYEPRAVKGIGVTYITSP, encoded by the coding sequence CGCTGGCCGAAGCGGCCAAAAAGCGTGGCGGTGCCGGGACGATGGGGCACCGCTGTCATCCGGGATGTATAATTAACTGCTCCAATGTATATGCCAATGAAGACGGCAGCGAGCATGTCTCCAGTGTGGAATATGAATCAATATGGGCCCTTGGCGCCAACTGCGGCATCGATAATCTTGACCATGTTGCAGAACTGGTCTGGCTCTGCAACGATCTCGGCATCGATACCATCGAGGCTGGATGCACTATCGGTGTGGCCATGGAAGCAGGCCTGGCTGAATTCGGTGACGGGGAAGCAGCGATTAGAATGCTTAAGGAAATATATAATCGTACTCCGCTTGGTCATATTCTTGGCCAGGGTACCCAGTTCACCGGTGAAGCATATGGTGTAACCCGTATCCCGACTGTAAAACGCCAGGGCATGCCCGCCTACGAACCGCGCGCAGTCAAGGGCATCGGCGTTACCTATATTACCTCACC
- a CDS encoding aldehyde ferredoxin oxidoreductase C-terminal domain-containing protein yields GADHTAGYTINPEILDVGGKADPLSPKNKVKLSKAFQDTTAFICDAAGYCLFIAFPILDIPSGFEGAIETVNGMLGT; encoded by the coding sequence GGGTGCCGATCACACTGCCGGTTACACTATTAACCCGGAAATCCTGGATGTGGGCGGTAAAGCCGATCCACTTTCGCCAAAAAATAAAGTTAAGCTGTCCAAGGCTTTCCAGGATACGACTGCTTTTATCTGTGACGCAGCCGGTTACTGCTTATTTATTGCCTTCCCAATTCTTGATATCCCCAGTGGTTTTGAAGGGGCAATAGAAACAGTGAATGGTATGCTCGGTACAAG